From a single Adhaeribacter swui genomic region:
- a CDS encoding tetratricopeptide repeat protein — protein sequence MRLAVSFLFFFSLVVSVNAQVESLSELKQKIVTTKDTDTLKVILLNDIASKYRYRKPDSALIYARQSIYLARKLNYHYGEAEGLLQMAGIINLAGNYPKALKTILDATKIIENLNFGKEALLVKAYRHRSLLLSNMGNYKSALPFLSLALKLQKQHHLPEIEGTYNNLANVHVRLNNLDSAYFFAENSLRLAKSNPSRQNPYYIGTMGLVLEKSGRNQEAITYAREALKVGSLYGDDNIKIQIYNGLSKLYKKLNSSDSSIFYAQRALQLSKKLGFNNYTLEASKSLVDVFELQNKQDSVLKYLKIMLAAKDNLFSQQKIQEFQIVSFEEEERKKEA from the coding sequence ATGAGACTTGCTGTTTCTTTTCTGTTTTTTTTCTCACTTGTGGTTTCTGTTAATGCACAAGTTGAATCATTAAGTGAATTAAAACAAAAAATAGTTACAACCAAAGATACGGACACTCTTAAAGTAATCTTGTTAAATGATATTGCCTCCAAATATAGGTACCGAAAACCCGATAGTGCTTTAATTTATGCTCGCCAAAGCATTTACCTCGCTAGAAAATTAAATTATCATTATGGAGAAGCAGAGGGTTTGTTGCAGATGGCCGGTATTATAAATTTAGCCGGAAATTACCCAAAAGCTTTAAAAACGATTTTAGATGCAACTAAAATTATTGAAAATTTAAATTTTGGAAAAGAAGCGTTACTGGTAAAGGCTTATAGGCATCGGAGTTTGCTTTTATCAAACATGGGGAATTATAAAAGTGCTTTACCTTTTCTTAGTTTAGCTTTAAAATTACAAAAACAACACCACTTACCCGAAATAGAAGGTACTTATAATAATTTGGCCAATGTGCATGTTAGGCTAAACAACTTAGATTCTGCTTATTTCTTTGCCGAGAATAGTTTGCGGTTAGCAAAAAGCAATCCTAGCCGGCAGAATCCTTACTATATTGGTACCATGGGGTTAGTTCTGGAAAAATCAGGAAGAAATCAAGAGGCTATTACTTATGCCCGAGAAGCTTTAAAAGTAGGTAGCCTTTATGGTGATGATAATATAAAAATACAGATTTATAATGGCCTGAGTAAATTATACAAAAAACTAAATTCTTCAGATTCGTCCATCTTTTATGCTCAAAGAGCCCTGCAATTAAGTAAAAAATTGGGCTTTAATAATTACACCTTAGAAGCCAGTAAAAGTTTGGTTGATGTTTTTGAATTACAAAATAAACAGGATAGTGTTTTAAAATACCTTAAAATAATGCTGGCGGCAAAAGACAACCTTTTTAGTCAGCAAAAAATTCAGGAATTTCAAATAGTTTCTTTTGAAGAAGAGGAAAGGAAAAAAGAAGCTTAA
- a CDS encoding response regulator, whose product MKILVVDDEADVQPLFLQRFRREIKNGELDFAFSTSGEAAYAYLEQYDSEVVLILSDINMPGMSGLELLRLIRQKHEHRPPTVMMITAYGDDENYQQAMQHGADDFLTKPLDFSLLKEKLKNFAS is encoded by the coding sequence ATGAAAATATTAGTAGTGGACGACGAAGCCGATGTACAACCTTTATTTTTACAACGCTTCCGCCGCGAAATAAAAAATGGAGAGTTAGACTTTGCCTTTTCCACATCCGGCGAAGCCGCCTACGCGTACCTGGAACAATACGATTCGGAAGTGGTTCTGATTTTATCGGACATTAACATGCCGGGCATGAGTGGTTTGGAATTGTTACGATTAATCCGGCAAAAACACGAACACCGCCCTCCTACCGTGATGATGATTACCGCTTACGGCGACGACGAGAATTACCAGCAAGCCATGCAACACGGCGCCGATGATTTTTTAACCAAGCCGCTGGACTTTAGCCTTTTAAAAGAAAAACTTAAAAATTTTGCATCCTGA
- a CDS encoding two-component regulator propeller domain-containing protein: MKKLYGLLILLISFPGLSQIRELNFTRLSVENGLPENFITCSLQDKLGYMWFGTQNGLVRYDGYNLKVYNLETADKKDRTFRSVWYIFEDSKDNLWIGTLQQGVFRFNRSQDNFTHFPHLSSKKEIEMNGWTVVKAEDKEGYLWIANLTVEFQKHIDRFHPVTGDMVTYDSLATGKYHLPTNDFNELINDSKGRVWLGTQNGLYQYNAHKKKFDQFLASPDTANKQYIAYLYEAPSQPGLLWLIIRTKAGSRLVQYNPDTKSIKSFKSPVSGQGTEKMLTLFEDKAHRLWVGTNKGILKFNPSGGTFTSYKVNDKNLEADADSCFDIREGRNGALWVLSGKGLLYLASPGAALRRFAADENKPGGLPTNVLQNSFVDRNGSLWVAGRGHGIFRLNEKQSQFQFIQQTGTGAGYPGGYAYSIARLKSGKYLISTPKGLFESDKNLTQFESVNLAAGKLIQVRRAILIDKEGIAWIGSLNDGLFRYDPQTKKVTNYKNKKTDSTSLSNDAVISILEDSRGNLWVGTHKGGLCRLVRQSGKFTRYPYIVNSGNNAPEKGELDDIQVNSLFEDSQGILWVGTNGGGLNKLNLKTGKFTSYYNSDKGLQCITSIFEDRQGRLWAGTYLWGLFLFDRKTGHYRRFTEKEGLVYDNISTIREDKAGNLWLGGGRGYSIMNPRNFAIRQLTLQNGLPAGDMVYGGSATASNGDWLAGTSTGILRFNPDNLVYNTTRPEVILQTMSFTNQNKAGTRDSIIILTNQKRIELKYNQNRVTFQFVAFHYANPSFNQYKYRLSGYDTNWISGGTQRSATYTNLAPGTYTFSVKAASSDGLWNERDATITVIIHPPWWRTWWAYTFYIILFAAVLRMYILHRSRVLRRENQLLESKVNLRTSQLSQANEEISQALANLKTSQTQLIQSEKMASLGELTAGIAHEIQNPLNFVNNFSEVSIELLDELEEEAQNGNTTEVLAISTDLKENLQKINYHGKRADAIVKGMLQHSRAGSTEKQLTNINALADEYLRLSYHGLRAKDKEFNAALVKDFAPDLPKTEVLPQDLGRVLLNLFNNAFYAVAQKKQLLNGQYHPEVQVITKDLGDKIEIRIRDNGSGIPENIKQKVFQPFFTTKPTGQGTGLGLSLSYDIINKGHGGQLKLETEEGKGADFIIILPVKPGL; the protein is encoded by the coding sequence ATGAAAAAGCTTTACGGCCTTTTAATTCTCTTAATAAGCTTTCCGGGGCTTAGCCAAATCCGGGAATTGAATTTTACCCGGCTCTCTGTAGAAAATGGCTTACCGGAAAATTTTATTACGTGTTCTTTGCAGGATAAGCTGGGCTACATGTGGTTTGGTACGCAAAACGGGCTGGTCCGCTATGATGGGTATAACCTGAAAGTATATAACCTGGAAACTGCGGATAAAAAGGATCGCACTTTTCGGTCGGTTTGGTACATCTTTGAAGACAGCAAAGATAACCTCTGGATTGGCACTTTACAGCAGGGGGTATTCCGGTTTAACCGTTCTCAGGATAATTTTACACACTTTCCGCACCTTTCCTCTAAAAAAGAGATTGAAATGAATGGTTGGACAGTTGTAAAAGCAGAAGATAAAGAAGGCTATCTCTGGATCGCCAATTTAACTGTGGAATTCCAAAAACATATCGACCGCTTTCATCCAGTTACCGGCGACATGGTTACCTACGATTCGCTGGCTACCGGAAAATATCATCTCCCCACCAATGACTTTAATGAACTCATTAATGATTCTAAAGGCCGAGTCTGGTTAGGTACTCAAAATGGCTTGTACCAGTATAATGCCCATAAAAAAAAGTTTGACCAATTTCTGGCCAGTCCCGATACGGCTAATAAGCAATATATTGCCTATCTATATGAGGCGCCTTCCCAGCCGGGTTTGCTATGGCTGATTATAAGAACGAAGGCAGGCAGCCGCCTGGTACAATATAATCCGGATACCAAAAGCATAAAAAGTTTTAAAAGCCCGGTTTCCGGCCAGGGAACCGAAAAAATGCTGACCCTTTTTGAGGACAAGGCCCACCGCTTATGGGTAGGCACCAATAAAGGTATTCTGAAATTTAACCCCTCCGGCGGAACGTTTACCAGCTATAAAGTTAACGACAAAAACCTGGAAGCAGATGCGGATAGTTGCTTTGATATAAGAGAAGGCCGCAACGGGGCCTTGTGGGTGCTCTCGGGCAAAGGATTGCTGTACTTGGCCTCGCCGGGCGCCGCCTTGCGCCGGTTTGCCGCTGATGAGAATAAGCCGGGGGGCTTACCGACCAATGTGCTGCAAAACTCGTTCGTAGACAGAAACGGCAGTTTATGGGTGGCAGGCAGGGGCCATGGCATATTCCGGTTAAACGAAAAGCAGTCGCAGTTCCAATTTATTCAGCAGACGGGCACTGGTGCCGGTTATCCGGGAGGCTATGCGTATAGTATAGCCCGATTAAAAAGTGGGAAGTATTTGATAAGTACCCCCAAAGGTTTATTTGAAAGTGATAAAAACTTAACCCAGTTTGAATCGGTAAACCTGGCTGCTGGAAAGCTTATACAAGTGCGCAGAGCTATTTTAATAGATAAGGAAGGAATAGCCTGGATTGGAAGTTTGAATGATGGTTTATTCCGGTATGATCCTCAAACCAAAAAAGTAACCAACTATAAAAATAAAAAAACTGATTCTACTTCCCTTAGCAATGATGCTGTCATAAGTATTCTGGAAGACTCCCGGGGCAATTTATGGGTAGGTACCCATAAGGGCGGGTTATGTCGCTTAGTCCGTCAATCCGGAAAATTCACCCGTTATCCCTATATTGTCAATTCGGGTAATAATGCCCCTGAGAAAGGAGAGCTGGATGATATCCAGGTAAATTCTTTGTTTGAAGATAGCCAAGGAATATTGTGGGTAGGCACCAACGGCGGCGGCTTAAATAAATTAAACCTCAAAACGGGTAAATTTACCTCCTATTATAATAGCGATAAGGGTTTGCAATGTATTACTTCCATTTTCGAAGACCGGCAAGGCCGGCTCTGGGCCGGCACTTATTTATGGGGTTTATTTCTTTTTGATCGGAAAACCGGCCACTACCGACGTTTCACCGAAAAAGAGGGTCTGGTATACGATAATATTTCTACCATCCGGGAGGATAAAGCCGGTAACCTGTGGCTGGGCGGCGGCCGAGGTTACTCTATTATGAACCCTAGAAATTTTGCTATACGGCAGCTCACTCTACAGAATGGGTTGCCTGCCGGCGACATGGTTTATGGTGGTTCCGCCACGGCATCCAACGGCGACTGGCTCGCTGGCACCAGTACGGGCATTCTGCGCTTTAACCCGGATAATCTTGTTTACAATACAACCCGGCCGGAAGTAATTCTGCAAACCATGAGCTTTACCAATCAGAATAAAGCCGGCACCCGTGATAGCATTATTATTCTGACGAATCAAAAAAGAATAGAACTAAAATACAACCAAAACCGGGTTACGTTTCAGTTTGTCGCTTTTCATTATGCTAATCCTTCGTTTAACCAATATAAATACAGGCTGTCCGGTTACGATACCAACTGGATCTCTGGCGGTACACAACGCTCGGCTACCTATACCAACTTGGCTCCAGGCACCTATACATTTTCGGTTAAAGCCGCCAGCAGCGATGGTCTCTGGAATGAGCGGGATGCCACCATCACCGTTATCATTCACCCCCCCTGGTGGCGTACCTGGTGGGCGTATACCTTTTATATAATTTTATTTGCGGCGGTTTTACGTATGTATATTTTGCATCGTTCCCGAGTTTTACGTCGCGAAAATCAACTGCTGGAAAGTAAAGTAAACCTGCGAACCTCCCAATTAAGCCAGGCCAATGAAGAAATATCCCAGGCCTTAGCAAACCTGAAAACCTCCCAAACCCAGCTCATACAATCCGAGAAAATGGCCTCCTTGGGTGAACTTACCGCCGGAATTGCGCACGAAATTCAAAACCCCCTCAATTTTGTCAACAACTTTTCGGAAGTTAGTATAGAGTTGCTAGACGAATTAGAAGAAGAAGCTCAAAATGGCAATACAACGGAAGTGCTGGCCATATCTACTGACTTGAAAGAAAACCTGCAAAAGATAAATTACCACGGCAAACGGGCCGATGCCATTGTGAAAGGCATGCTGCAACATTCCAGAGCAGGGTCAACAGAAAAACAACTTACCAATATTAATGCCTTAGCCGATGAATATTTGCGCTTAAGTTATCATGGGTTGCGGGCCAAAGACAAAGAATTTAATGCTGCATTGGTAAAAGATTTTGCTCCCGATTTACCTAAAACCGAAGTGCTGCCGCAGGATTTGGGTCGGGTGCTGCTAAATTTATTTAATAATGCTTTTTATGCAGTTGCCCAGAAAAAACAATTGCTAAATGGGCAATATCACCCGGAAGTTCAAGTAATTACCAAAGACTTAGGTGATAAAATAGAAATCAGGATCAGGGATAATGGCAGTGGCATTCCGGAAAATATAAAGCAAAAAGTCTTTCAGCCTTTTTTTACCACCAAGCCAACCGGGCAAGGCACCGGATTAGGTTTATCTCTTAGCTATGACATTATAAATAAAGGCCACGGTGGGCAATTAAAATTAGAAACAGAAGAAGGAAAAGGGGCAGATTTTATTATTATATTACCTGTAAAACCTGGGTTATGA
- a CDS encoding ATP-binding protein gives MRAQKEQALHEAYEKFIQLHLGNLPLELAPHLVAENMMIYGTTRDERVFSLKEYVQLISKQRAQSKGHIIHIAATPVFHKTSAKEDVAIIVTELILNIMVEGNQHEICIRLTMVMEFQNEQWLAVHVHASKPDDGSTTEDTWHIIKEWERKNEQLLRLVNEKTGELEQKNRQLEIEAALERVRAKMMSMHKSEELKEVIQLILDELCGLEFNIDSASFVVDFRKSLDLQVWVAAPGQQYASRINLPYIDHPIFNRLLEAQEKEEHFYTLTCTTEEKDSFFDHFFKYAPVTEERRKVMYSSTGWTQSSVLMKTVALNIYNYSGIPFSEEQNNTVMRFGNVFEQTYTRFLDLQKAEEQTKEAQIEAALERVRSRSMAMQKSEELKEVIQLVLHQLCELGFNIHSASFAVELHESNDLRVWVAAPGQQYASRINFPFIDHPIFNRYVEAKEKGEDFYTLTCTKEEKDRFFDHFFKYAPVTEERRNFMYTTNGWTQSSMLMKTVALNIQNYDSILYSEEQNNTLKRFGRVFEQTYTRFLDLQKAEEQAKEAQIEAALERVRSRSMAMQTSEELREVIQVIFDQLYSLHFNIDSASFAVDINESDDFRLWIAAPGQQYAARIDVPYIDHPIFRRPAEAKKNGEHFYTLTCTKEEKDRFYDHFFKYAPVTEERRKVLYSSAGYLVSAVLMKTVALTIYNYSAIPYSDEQNKTLMRFGKAFEQTYTRFLDLQKAEAAAKEAVRQASVDRVRAEIASMRTTNDLDRIIPLIWNELTILNVPFTRCGVFILSEEEQQASVYLSTPEGEALAAFKLPFSNKEFVDGVLHYWRKNQLFIDHWDAPKFAVWTKSLLEASLIKKDEKYSAEKPPENLYLHFVPFLQGMLYVGNTAPLTEDEISLVQSLANAFSTAYARYEDFTKLENAKQQIEKTLLDLKSAQAQLIQKEKMASLGELTAGIAHEIMNPLNFINNFSEVSAELLEELKAEIQNGDKQESLHITGNVIENLQKINHHGKRADAIVKGMLEHSRISSGQKEPTDINALTDEYLRLSYHGLRSKNKDFNAILVTAFDNNLGKIEVNPLELGRVLVNVFNNAFYATQQKKTQLNGQYQPEIKVSTSQQNGNVEIRVWDNGVGIPENLKNKIFQPFFTTKPTGQGTGLGLSLSYDIITKGHNGFLKVNSIKGEFTEFIVSLPANPSIH, from the coding sequence ATGAGAGCACAAAAAGAACAAGCCTTGCATGAAGCATATGAAAAATTTATACAGCTACATTTAGGCAACCTGCCCTTAGAATTAGCCCCACATCTTGTGGCAGAAAACATGATGATCTATGGTACTACTAGAGACGAAAGAGTGTTTTCATTAAAAGAATATGTACAACTAATATCCAAACAACGGGCACAATCAAAAGGTCATATTATCCATATTGCAGCAACACCTGTATTCCACAAAACTTCAGCAAAGGAAGATGTAGCAATTATTGTCACAGAATTAATATTAAACATAATGGTGGAGGGCAATCAACATGAAATTTGTATTAGGCTAACAATGGTAATGGAATTTCAGAATGAGCAATGGCTGGCTGTTCATGTACATGCTTCTAAACCTGATGATGGATCAACAACCGAGGACACTTGGCATATTATTAAAGAGTGGGAAAGGAAAAATGAGCAACTGCTAAGGCTGGTAAATGAAAAAACCGGTGAATTGGAACAAAAAAACCGGCAGTTAGAGATTGAAGCCGCTTTGGAAAGAGTACGGGCCAAGATGATGTCCATGCATAAAAGTGAGGAGTTGAAGGAAGTCATTCAACTGATACTGGATGAGCTATGCGGGCTAGAATTCAATATAGACTCAGCGAGCTTTGTGGTAGATTTTCGAAAAAGCCTTGATTTGCAAGTTTGGGTGGCAGCTCCCGGTCAGCAATACGCTTCCCGGATCAATCTTCCTTATATAGATCATCCCATATTCAACCGCTTATTAGAAGCACAGGAAAAAGAGGAGCATTTTTATACACTTACCTGCACAACGGAAGAGAAAGACAGTTTTTTTGATCATTTTTTTAAATACGCCCCAGTAACGGAGGAAAGAAGAAAAGTCATGTATAGTAGCACTGGCTGGACGCAATCATCTGTATTAATGAAAACGGTTGCCTTAAATATTTATAATTACTCCGGCATTCCTTTTTCTGAAGAACAGAATAATACCGTCATGCGATTTGGTAATGTATTTGAACAAACCTATACCCGTTTTCTGGACCTGCAAAAAGCAGAAGAGCAAACAAAGGAAGCGCAAATAGAAGCCGCACTGGAAAGAGTAAGAAGCCGCTCCATGGCTATGCAAAAAAGCGAGGAGCTAAAAGAAGTAATTCAATTGGTATTGCATCAGTTATGTGAACTTGGTTTTAATATCCATTCGGCCAGTTTTGCGGTTGAATTACACGAAAGTAATGATTTAAGGGTTTGGGTGGCAGCTCCCGGTCAGCAATATGCCTCTCGAATTAATTTTCCTTTCATTGATCATCCAATATTCAATCGTTATGTGGAAGCAAAAGAAAAAGGGGAAGATTTTTATACTCTTACCTGTACCAAGGAGGAAAAAGACAGGTTTTTTGACCATTTTTTCAAATATGCTCCGGTAACGGAAGAAAGAAGAAATTTTATGTATACTACCAATGGCTGGACACAATCTTCTATGTTGATGAAAACAGTTGCATTGAATATCCAAAATTATGACAGCATTTTATATTCAGAAGAACAAAATAATACCCTAAAAAGATTTGGTAGAGTGTTCGAACAAACCTATACGCGTTTTCTAGACCTGCAAAAAGCGGAAGAGCAAGCAAAGGAAGCGCAAATAGAAGCCGCACTGGAACGTGTGCGCAGTCGCAGTATGGCAATGCAAACAAGTGAAGAGTTAAGAGAAGTTATACAGGTAATTTTTGATCAGTTATACAGCTTACACTTCAACATTGACTCGGCAAGTTTTGCAGTAGACATTAATGAAAGTGATGATTTTAGGCTCTGGATAGCGGCACCCGGTCAGCAATATGCAGCCCGGATCGATGTTCCTTATATAGATCACCCAATATTCCGCCGTCCTGCTGAGGCAAAGAAAAATGGAGAACACTTCTATACACTTACCTGTACGAAGGAAGAAAAAGACCGCTTTTATGATCACTTTTTTAAGTATGCTCCGGTAACAGAAGAAAGAAGAAAAGTGCTGTATAGCAGTGCTGGTTATTTGGTGTCAGCTGTATTAATGAAAACAGTGGCGCTTACTATTTATAATTATTCAGCAATTCCGTATTCCGATGAGCAGAATAAAACCCTCATGCGCTTTGGAAAAGCCTTTGAACAAACGTACACCCGCTTTCTTGATTTGCAAAAAGCCGAAGCAGCCGCCAAAGAAGCGGTTAGGCAGGCGTCAGTTGACCGTGTGCGTGCGGAGATCGCCTCTATGCGCACCACCAACGACCTGGATAGAATCATACCGCTCATTTGGAATGAGTTAACCATTTTAAATGTACCCTTTACACGTTGCGGGGTTTTTATTTTGAGCGAGGAAGAACAACAGGCAAGTGTATATTTATCTACCCCCGAAGGAGAAGCGTTAGCAGCATTTAAGTTACCTTTTAGCAATAAAGAATTTGTAGATGGTGTATTACATTACTGGCGAAAAAATCAACTATTTATTGACCATTGGGACGCACCAAAATTTGCCGTCTGGACAAAAAGTTTATTGGAAGCAAGCCTTATAAAAAAGGATGAAAAATACAGTGCTGAAAAACCTCCTGAAAATCTATATCTACACTTTGTACCTTTTTTGCAAGGCATGTTGTATGTAGGCAATACCGCACCACTTACTGAGGATGAAATCAGCCTGGTTCAATCACTTGCCAATGCCTTTTCCACGGCTTATGCTCGGTATGAAGACTTTACAAAACTAGAAAACGCTAAACAACAAATAGAAAAAACGCTCCTGGATTTAAAGTCTGCACAAGCCCAACTTATCCAAAAAGAGAAAATGGCTTCGTTAGGTGAACTAACTGCCGGCATTGCGCATGAAATAATGAATCCGCTCAACTTTATTAATAATTTCTCGGAAGTAAGTGCGGAATTACTAGAAGAATTAAAGGCCGAAATCCAAAATGGTGATAAGCAAGAATCACTACATATTACCGGCAATGTTATTGAAAACCTTCAAAAGATAAATCATCATGGCAAACGTGCCGATGCCATTGTAAAAGGTATGCTGGAACATTCCCGCATTAGTTCCGGTCAGAAAGAACCCACTGATATAAATGCTTTAACAGATGAATACCTACGTCTCTCCTACCACGGCCTACGCTCCAAGAATAAGGATTTTAATGCCATCTTAGTCACTGCTTTTGATAATAATTTAGGCAAAATAGAAGTTAATCCGCTGGAGTTGGGCCGGGTACTGGTAAACGTATTTAACAACGCTTTTTACGCCACGCAGCAAAAGAAAACCCAACTAAACGGCCAATATCAACCCGAAATTAAAGTAAGCACCAGCCAGCAAAACGGAAACGTAGAAATTAGGGTGTGGGATAATGGCGTTGGAATTCCGGAAAATTTAAAAAATAAGATTTTTCAGCCGTTCTTCACTACCAAACCCACCGGGCAAGGCACTGGTTTAGGCTTGTCGTTGAGCTACGATATTATTACTAAAGGCCATAATGGCTTTTTAAAAGTAAATTCCATTAAAGGGGAGTTTACTGAGTTTATTGTTTCCCTGCCGGCAAACCCATCCATTCATTAA
- a CDS encoding adenylate/guanylate cyclase domain-containing protein, translating to MMAKILVVDDETDLELLIKQKFRRKIRENTYEFVFAHNGVEALQKLAEHPDLDIVLSDINMPEMDGLTLLTKLPEVNPLVKAVMVSAYGDMENIRMAMNRGAFDFVCKPVNFEDLELTMDKTVLHVSHLRETMQAIKENNILKMYVDENVLHFMTHKEFENSLLVNEAIDATIMFIDICGFTSITEKVPANTVVGLLNKYFDMMVQEIIAQNGHVDKFMGDAVMAVFRGDYHLDRAIDAALAVREKLQLETEVQLDGHFFKPQVSVGINSGEVISGNIGSISLRRLDYTVIGDGVNLAQRLQSVAQPNQIVISEAVYERAKESFNCQRLKEVNLKNKAQAVVIYEVIE from the coding sequence CTGATGGCCAAGATACTGGTGGTTGACGACGAAACGGATCTGGAATTATTAATCAAGCAAAAGTTTCGCCGGAAGATTCGAGAGAATACCTACGAATTTGTTTTTGCCCACAACGGCGTAGAGGCTTTGCAAAAACTGGCCGAGCACCCCGATCTGGATATTGTGTTGAGCGACATTAACATGCCCGAAATGGATGGCCTTACCTTACTTACCAAATTGCCCGAAGTAAACCCGCTGGTAAAAGCCGTAATGGTATCGGCGTACGGCGACATGGAAAACATCCGAATGGCCATGAACCGGGGCGCTTTTGATTTTGTGTGCAAACCCGTAAACTTCGAAGACCTGGAACTAACCATGGATAAAACCGTGCTCCACGTGTCGCATTTGCGCGAAACCATGCAGGCCATTAAAGAAAACAATATTTTAAAAATGTACGTGGACGAGAACGTGCTGCATTTTATGACGCACAAAGAGTTTGAAAACAGCTTGCTGGTAAACGAAGCCATCGATGCCACTATCATGTTCATTGATATTTGCGGCTTTACTTCCATCACCGAAAAAGTACCGGCTAATACCGTAGTAGGCTTATTAAATAAATACTTTGACATGATGGTGCAGGAAATTATTGCCCAGAATGGCCACGTAGATAAATTCATGGGCGATGCGGTAATGGCGGTTTTCCGGGGCGATTACCACCTGGACCGAGCTATCGATGCAGCGTTGGCCGTTCGGGAAAAATTACAACTGGAAACAGAAGTACAACTGGATGGCCATTTTTTTAAACCCCAGGTTTCGGTAGGCATTAATTCCGGGGAAGTAATTTCGGGCAATATTGGTTCTATCTCGTTACGCCGCCTGGATTATACCGTAATCGGCGACGGGGTAAATTTAGCCCAGCGGCTGCAATCGGTAGCGCAACCCAACCAAATTGTTATTTCAGAGGCAGTGTATGAGCGCGCCAAAGAATCATTTAATTGCCAGCGTCTGAAAGAAGTAAATTTAAAAAATAAAGCCCAGGCGGTAGTTATTTACGAAGTTATTGAGTAG
- a CDS encoding sensor histidine kinase: MYFFTLLSVFLLLRRLRKSNVTSPKASKWDQWLNVSSWISLGLMFSLGSFLTDEVSNLGASIFLWLVLFFLYTEPDFHASRPIVYSFIPFAVITFISAFLNLIVPEFYQSLEGYLTTAIMGAFVWNFASWINANKQEKELEFERQQRIQEEQQKLALSAQKDQLEILVAERTSEITKQKEELEVTVQELKATQAQLIQQEKLASLGELTAGIAHEIQNPLNFVNNFSEVSTELLQELKEGPLQKLPESEKEYAEEILFDLTQNLNKISHHGQRADKIVKGMLQHSRATTGQKEPTDINALADEYLRLSYHGLRAKDKSFNATIKTDFAPDLGLVNIVSQDVGRVLLNLYNNAFYAISEKKKLQNGTFEPTICVTTQQKDGKIEIRVKDNGLGIPAAIREKIMQPFFTTKPAGKGTGLGLSLSYDIITKVHGGSLEVNTQEGEFSEFILRLPRNNK, encoded by the coding sequence ATGTATTTTTTTACCTTACTTTCTGTTTTTCTGCTGCTACGGCGCCTGCGCAAATCCAATGTAACTTCGCCCAAAGCTTCTAAATGGGATCAATGGTTAAATGTATCCAGTTGGATTTCACTGGGGCTGATGTTTTCCCTGGGCAGTTTTCTGACCGACGAAGTTTCTAACTTAGGCGCGTCCATTTTCCTTTGGCTAGTATTGTTCTTTCTTTACACCGAACCTGATTTTCACGCTTCCCGCCCTATAGTTTATTCTTTTATCCCTTTCGCGGTTATTACTTTTATCAGCGCTTTTTTAAATTTAATTGTTCCGGAGTTTTACCAAAGCTTGGAAGGTTACCTGACCACCGCCATTATGGGAGCTTTTGTCTGGAATTTTGCCAGTTGGATTAACGCCAATAAGCAGGAAAAAGAACTCGAGTTTGAGCGTCAGCAAAGAATACAGGAAGAACAACAAAAACTGGCTTTATCTGCCCAAAAGGACCAGTTAGAAATTTTAGTAGCCGAACGCACCTCCGAAATAACCAAGCAAAAAGAAGAACTGGAAGTAACCGTACAAGAGTTAAAAGCTACTCAGGCCCAACTCATTCAGCAGGAAAAATTGGCCTCATTGGGTGAGCTTACCGCCGGCATTGCCCACGAAATTCAAAACCCCCTAAACTTTGTCAATAACTTTTCGGAAGTAAGCACCGAGTTACTGCAAGAATTAAAAGAAGGCCCTTTGCAAAAACTGCCGGAATCCGAAAAAGAATACGCCGAAGAGATTTTGTTTGACCTAACTCAAAATTTAAATAAAATTTCGCACCACGGGCAACGGGCCGATAAAATCGTGAAAGGCATGCTGCAACACTCGCGCGCCACTACCGGCCAGAAAGAACCTACCGATATAAACGCTTTAGCCGACGAGTATTTACGACTTTCGTACCACGGTTTGCGGGCCAAAGACAAATCGTTTAATGCCACCATAAAAACTGATTTTGCCCCGGATTTAGGTTTGGTAAATATAGTATCGCAAGATGTTGGGCGGGTTTTACTAAATTTGTACAACAATGCGTTTTACGCCATTAGCGAGAAAAAGAAATTGCAAAACGGGACTTTTGAACCCACCATTTGCGTAACTACCCAGCAGAAAGACGGCAAAATAGAGATCCGGGTGAAAGACAATGGCCTGGGTATACCGGCCGCCATCCGGGAAAAAATTATGCAGCCTTTTTTTACGACCAAACCCGCCGGCAAAGGTACGGGCTTAGGGCTTTCACTGAGTTACGATATTATTACCAAAGTGCACGGCGGTTCGCTGGAAGTAAATACCCAGGAAGGCGAGTTTTCAGAATTTATCTTGCGCCTGCCGCGGAATAACAAATAA